In Candidatus Binatia bacterium, a single window of DNA contains:
- the pgeF gene encoding peptidoglycan editing factor PgeF, protein MMYAGPDMSHPSVLQSAALKRIPGLVHGFCGRRGGVSSGPFASLNVSRRVGDDAGAVRENWRRVQSLAPPGGHFATMQQVHSTNVAVVGNDAADAGEADALVTVAAGVWLPVLTADCVPVFLVAPRTRVAAAVHAGWRGAAAGIVQRTLRLLGEAYGVGAGEVVAALGPAIDGCCYEVGSEVAEALASCANAAPAEDVWATAAGSGRARVDLRACLTGQLIGAGVSPGRVARVGPCTRCAAGEYFSHRASGGQTGRQVSFVGWRAAL, encoded by the coding sequence ATGATGTACGCTGGCCCCGACATGAGCCATCCGTCGGTACTGCAATCCGCAGCTCTCAAGCGGATTCCGGGGCTGGTCCACGGATTTTGCGGACGACGCGGTGGCGTTAGCAGCGGGCCGTTTGCGTCGCTTAACGTCTCCCGCAGAGTCGGCGACGACGCGGGGGCCGTGCGGGAGAACTGGCGCCGGGTGCAGTCGCTGGCCCCGCCGGGGGGACACTTCGCGACGATGCAACAGGTCCACAGTACGAACGTGGCTGTGGTCGGCAATGACGCGGCGGATGCGGGCGAGGCCGACGCTCTGGTAACGGTGGCGGCGGGCGTCTGGCTTCCGGTCCTCACCGCCGACTGCGTACCGGTGTTTCTCGTGGCTCCGCGAACGCGTGTGGCGGCGGCCGTGCATGCCGGCTGGCGCGGCGCCGCCGCGGGTATCGTGCAGCGGACGTTGCGGCTGCTCGGGGAGGCGTACGGTGTCGGGGCGGGGGAAGTCGTGGCGGCACTGGGGCCGGCAATCGACGGTTGCTGCTACGAGGTGGGGTCCGAGGTTGCGGAGGCGCTGGCAAGCTGCGCGAACGCCGCGCCGGCCGAGGACGTGTGGGCTACGGCGGCGGGATCGGGAAGAGCCAGAGTCGACTTGCGTGCGTGTCTCACCGGGCAATTGATCGGGGCCGGCGTGTCGCCCGGGCGCGTCGCCAGGGTGGGTCCGTGCACGCGCTGCGCTGCCGGCGAGTACTTCTCGCATCGCGCCTCGGGGGGGCAAACGGGACGACAGGTGAGCTTCGTTGGATGGCGTGCGGCGCTTTGA
- a CDS encoding MmgE/PrpD family protein — protein MSNARVTERIAAWVAQTRFEDIPRRVIEEAKNQILSVLAAVHAGHFSEAGKVVTKALRDWPAGKDATFIPTGERMPLHTAIMGNAALSMALDYDDYLFAGHTGHSSVLVTLALAEKIGVSGKDFLLIQTLANEVGGRLGAAVVLGPHNGQQWSFIHLAGGALATARVLGLDAARTCAALGLALGQPTCPLRPAFFGSDAKVLLAAMTAPTGVQAAQFAAAGLQGFDAIIEHEDGLVRSLGTQPLMGAFEGLGRVWLSDTLSFKNYPGCAYIDTAIDCVLALVRQHNIDARKVKSVHVGAGPLTLGMDALAAPYLRGVDSLPSTLNFTVGYNVAVALSDRELTARQFSRERIRDAAVWELARRVTVDLDEAMADRMRERALVRSVGEGGEERWQLDLGTVDLAGFKASFGARVRVDMEDGKHFEAEQEVPFGGAGRSADERRRSVEEKFRRETRYTLRKEKMERAIDLVLHLDQANAAQVRELVRLCCSERA, from the coding sequence ATGAGTAACGCCAGGGTGACCGAGCGGATCGCCGCCTGGGTCGCGCAGACCCGCTTCGAGGACATCCCGCGACGCGTTATCGAGGAGGCCAAGAACCAGATTCTCAGCGTTCTGGCTGCGGTCCACGCGGGCCATTTTTCCGAGGCCGGAAAGGTAGTGACCAAGGCCCTGCGCGACTGGCCCGCCGGTAAAGACGCGACCTTCATTCCGACGGGCGAACGCATGCCGTTGCACACGGCGATCATGGGCAACGCCGCACTCAGTATGGCGTTGGACTACGACGACTACCTGTTCGCCGGGCACACCGGGCATTCGTCGGTCCTGGTGACCCTGGCCCTGGCGGAAAAGATCGGTGTGAGCGGCAAGGACTTCCTTCTGATTCAGACTCTGGCGAACGAAGTGGGGGGACGCCTCGGCGCTGCTGTGGTCCTAGGACCGCACAATGGTCAGCAATGGAGCTTCATCCATCTTGCCGGCGGCGCTCTGGCGACGGCGCGGGTACTTGGGCTCGACGCCGCGCGTACCTGCGCGGCGCTCGGTCTGGCCCTCGGGCAGCCAACTTGCCCGTTGCGGCCCGCGTTCTTCGGGTCGGATGCCAAAGTGTTACTCGCGGCCATGACGGCCCCGACCGGTGTGCAGGCCGCGCAGTTCGCGGCAGCTGGACTGCAGGGGTTCGACGCCATCATCGAACACGAGGACGGGCTGGTCAGGAGCCTCGGGACACAGCCGCTCATGGGGGCGTTCGAGGGCCTCGGACGCGTCTGGCTGAGCGATACGCTGTCGTTCAAGAACTATCCGGGCTGCGCCTATATCGACACCGCGATCGACTGCGTGCTGGCTCTGGTCCGCCAGCACAACATCGATGCACGCAAAGTGAAGTCGGTACACGTGGGGGCCGGACCGCTGACCCTGGGCATGGATGCGCTGGCGGCGCCGTATTTGCGTGGGGTCGACAGCCTGCCGTCGACGCTCAATTTCACGGTCGGGTACAACGTGGCCGTGGCGCTCAGCGACCGAGAGCTCACGGCGCGGCAATTCTCCCGCGAGCGGATTCGTGACGCTGCCGTCTGGGAGCTGGCGCGCCGAGTAACGGTGGATCTCGACGAGGCGATGGCGGACCGGATGCGCGAGCGGGCACTGGTGCGCAGTGTCGGCGAAGGCGGCGAGGAACGCTGGCAGCTCGATCTCGGTACCGTCGATCTGGCCGGCTTCAAGGCCTCGTTCGGGGCGCGAGTGCGCGTCGATATGGAAGATGGAAAGCACTTCGAAGCCGAGCAGGAAGTGCCCTTCGGCGGTGCGGGTCGCTCGGCCGACGAGCGGCGGCGCAGCGTCGAAGAGAAGTTCCGGCGGGAGACGCGTTACACGCTGCGCAAAGAGAAGATGGAACGGGCCATCGATCTGGTGCTCCATCTCGATCAGGCTAACGCTGCCCAGGTGCGGGAGCTGGTGCGGCTCTGTTGTTCGGAGCGCGCGTGA
- a CDS encoding pilus assembly protein PilP translates to MILRSLSVWLLCLQVCAVALAQGMPPPAPEFTPGTGYVATGRRDPFRPFTLDMRPDVPRVALTPLQRYELGQLTVVGTVWAVNPPRAMLEDSAGMGFIVTIGTPIGRNGGVVTGIEPERVIVEERLIDLYGKEQVNRVVMETPKDDPAKAGREQK, encoded by the coding sequence ATGATACTGCGGTCGTTATCGGTCTGGCTGCTCTGTTTGCAGGTGTGTGCCGTGGCATTGGCGCAGGGCATGCCGCCGCCCGCTCCCGAATTCACGCCTGGCACCGGCTACGTCGCGACGGGGCGGCGCGATCCGTTCCGGCCCTTCACGCTCGATATGCGGCCGGACGTGCCGCGCGTCGCGCTCACGCCGCTGCAGCGGTACGAGCTCGGGCAACTCACCGTCGTCGGGACCGTATGGGCCGTCAATCCGCCGCGCGCGATGCTCGAAGATAGCGCGGGTATGGGTTTCATCGTGACCATCGGGACGCCGATCGGTCGCAACGGGGGGGTGGTGACCGGGATCGAACCGGAGCGCGTTATCGTCGAGGAGCGCTTGATCGACTTGTACGGCAAGGAACAGGTCAACCGGGTCGTCATGGAGACACCAAAGGACGATCCGGCCAAAGCAGGACGGGAGCAAAAATGA
- a CDS encoding low molecular weight protein arginine phosphatase, with amino-acid sequence MRTYRKILFICHANTSRSVIAEALLKKMLAERALDKQLTVESGGVAAYARDGALVSMDARLVLREDGIHVPADTVSTDLKRNRHLIADADLILAMTAEQVRMLHEAFPEAAGKPVFTLKAFAGGEGDIEDPVGGGDAVYAACRDEIKACLERAIDRLTPAAPGPV; translated from the coding sequence GTGCGGACTTATCGAAAGATCCTCTTCATCTGCCACGCCAACACGAGCCGCAGCGTCATTGCGGAGGCGTTGCTGAAGAAGATGCTGGCGGAGCGGGCCCTCGATAAACAACTTACGGTGGAATCCGGCGGCGTGGCCGCATACGCACGCGACGGGGCGCTGGTGTCGATGGACGCGCGCCTCGTACTGCGCGAGGACGGTATCCATGTGCCGGCCGACACGGTATCCACGGATCTCAAGCGCAACCGCCATCTCATTGCCGATGCCGATCTCATACTCGCCATGACCGCGGAGCAGGTGCGCATGCTGCACGAGGCATTTCCGGAGGCTGCGGGCAAGCCGGTGTTTACCCTGAAGGCATTTGCCGGTGGCGAGGGCGACATAGAAGACCCGGTGGGCGGCGGCGACGCGGTGTACGCGGCTTGCCGTGACGAGATCAAGGCCTGTCTCGAGCGTGCCATCGATCGCCTTACCCCGGCGGCGCCGGGCCCCGTTTAG
- a CDS encoding pilus assembly protein PilM gives MGGLLQTAEGGSGLGKRLSRLFTASLSDLNPLRGEEPYLAVDIGSSTIKVVEVRGKVGHLRVLNAATLPTPAGAIQNNMVFETDAVAEAVKALRESCGIRARKVITAVPGPAVIIKRVTLPVQTSQELENTILFEAGNFIPEDLDNVNLDYQVTDYLEDGKRMEVLLVAAKKDIVASYSETVRAAGLLPVLIDVDYFCLENMFEVSYEPPETGAIALVNIGARYSSINIMKAGRSTFTGDVPVGGRDLSEALMRDLGVDAERAEVLKAGGAADDDLAEQVAGVLEAGTASLIDEIHHALSFFWTAATDETIDKVYLSGGMARMPGFAQQLSERVQAPVEIANPFANVEIDRQVDTPALRQQAPEFAVAMGLAIRRPDDK, from the coding sequence GTGGGTGGACTGCTGCAGACAGCGGAGGGGGGGAGTGGGCTTGGCAAGCGACTTAGTCGTCTGTTCACGGCTTCGTTGTCCGACTTGAACCCGCTGCGCGGCGAGGAGCCTTACCTTGCGGTGGATATCGGGTCGAGCACGATCAAGGTCGTCGAGGTACGCGGCAAGGTTGGTCATTTGCGCGTGTTGAACGCGGCGACGCTACCGACGCCGGCCGGCGCAATCCAGAACAACATGGTGTTTGAGACCGACGCGGTCGCCGAAGCCGTGAAGGCGCTGCGAGAAAGTTGTGGAATTCGCGCTAGGAAAGTAATTACCGCCGTCCCCGGTCCAGCCGTGATCATCAAGCGCGTGACGCTGCCGGTGCAGACCTCGCAGGAGCTGGAGAACACCATCCTGTTCGAGGCGGGCAACTTCATTCCCGAGGACCTCGATAACGTCAATCTCGACTATCAGGTCACCGACTACCTCGAAGACGGCAAGCGCATGGAGGTGCTGTTGGTGGCGGCGAAGAAGGATATCGTCGCCAGCTACTCCGAGACGGTACGTGCGGCCGGTCTGCTGCCGGTGTTGATCGATGTCGACTACTTCTGCCTCGAAAACATGTTCGAGGTCAGCTACGAGCCGCCCGAAACCGGTGCCATCGCGTTGGTCAACATCGGTGCCCGGTACTCGTCGATCAATATCATGAAGGCGGGCCGCTCGACCTTTACCGGCGACGTGCCCGTCGGGGGGCGCGACTTGAGCGAAGCGCTGATGCGGGACCTCGGCGTCGACGCCGAGCGGGCCGAGGTGCTCAAGGCCGGCGGTGCGGCCGACGACGACCTGGCGGAACAGGTGGCCGGCGTGCTGGAGGCGGGCACGGCATCGCTGATCGACGAGATTCACCACGCCTTGAGCTTCTTCTGGACCGCGGCGACCGACGAGACCATCGACAAGGTCTACCTGAGCGGCGGTATGGCGCGGATGCCGGGCTTTGCGCAGCAGCTTTCCGAGCGGGTGCAGGCCCCGGTGGAGATTGCCAACCCGTTCGCCAACGTCGAGATCGATCGCCAGGTGGATACGCCGGCCCTGCGCCAGCAAGCGCCGGAGTTTGCCGTTGCCATGGGCCTGGCGATTCGGCGCCCGGACGACAAATGA
- a CDS encoding RlmE family RNA methyltransferase: MPGAAVVGVPIVYRRKDGFYVRAKAEGFRARSAYKLIEISRRVGLFRPGDAVVDLGAWPGGWMQVAAAAVGEGGRVIGVDLRKTDPLPGAANVTCLCGDIADPEVRAQVVAACAGRADVLLSDLAPHLSGVRARDEARMMALADLVLDLTTDVLRPGGHLVIKLFTTPDTPGFLARLRQRFRRVTTTRPEATRKGSAEMYAVAVRFAGPPRTA, translated from the coding sequence TTGCCCGGAGCGGCGGTTGTCGGCGTGCCGATCGTGTATCGCCGTAAGGACGGGTTCTACGTACGCGCCAAGGCGGAAGGCTTTCGGGCGCGTAGCGCATATAAGCTAATTGAGATTTCCCGCCGGGTAGGGTTGTTCCGGCCCGGCGATGCAGTCGTCGATCTCGGGGCATGGCCGGGCGGGTGGATGCAAGTGGCTGCCGCCGCGGTGGGCGAGGGGGGTCGGGTCATTGGTGTCGACCTGCGCAAGACCGACCCGCTTCCCGGGGCCGCTAACGTCACCTGCCTGTGCGGCGATATCGCCGACCCGGAGGTCCGCGCCCAGGTTGTCGCGGCGTGTGCGGGCCGGGCCGACGTGCTGTTGTCGGATCTGGCCCCCCACCTGAGCGGAGTGCGCGCTCGGGACGAGGCGCGGATGATGGCGCTCGCCGATTTGGTCCTCGACCTGACCACCGACGTGCTCCGTCCGGGCGGGCATCTGGTCATCAAACTGTTTACGACCCCGGACACGCCGGGATTCCTGGCGCGTCTCCGACAGCGGTTCCGCCGAGTGACGACGACCCGTCCGGAGGCGACCCGCAAGGGATCGGCGGAAATGTACGCCGTTGCTGTGAGGTTTGCCGGTCCCCCCCGGACCGCCTGA
- a CDS encoding PilN domain-containing protein, with protein MIRINLLALKEVQRALDRRRQVSIALLSLAVAALVMVVPYVLQGIEMSRLEREIDALNAEVAKLNQQAREVRDLERKRADLRAKLKVIADLQNRRVGPVRVLEDLSGATPEKLWLVDFTDSAGQATITGMALDNQTIATFMRQLQASKYYYDVDLVEATESVPSRGSPESQGGVVFKKFVVKARLDYTGADGVPPPGSEVTGKGAAAPSGAAAGGQGT; from the coding sequence ATGATCCGCATCAACCTCCTCGCACTCAAGGAAGTCCAGCGCGCTCTCGATCGGCGCCGACAGGTGTCGATCGCGCTCCTCAGCCTTGCGGTTGCCGCTCTGGTGATGGTGGTCCCCTACGTCCTCCAGGGTATCGAGATGAGCCGTCTCGAACGGGAAATCGACGCACTGAATGCGGAGGTGGCCAAGCTGAATCAGCAGGCCCGCGAGGTGCGCGATCTGGAGCGCAAGCGCGCCGACTTGCGGGCCAAACTCAAGGTCATCGCCGACCTGCAGAACCGGCGCGTTGGACCGGTCCGGGTGCTGGAGGACTTGAGCGGCGCGACACCGGAGAAACTGTGGCTCGTCGATTTTACCGACAGCGCGGGGCAGGCAACGATCACTGGCATGGCGCTGGACAACCAGACCATCGCGACGTTCATGCGCCAGCTTCAGGCCTCGAAGTACTACTACGATGTCGACCTGGTCGAAGCCACGGAGAGCGTACCCTCGCGTGGCAGTCCGGAGAGCCAGGGCGGAGTGGTCTTCAAGAAGTTCGTCGTCAAGGCGCGGCTCGACTACACCGGTGCTGACGGCGTGCCGCCGCCGGGGTCGGAAGTCACCGGGAAGGGGGCTGCGGCGCCATCGGGCGCGGCGGCCGGCGGTCAGGGGACATGA
- a CDS encoding NUDIX hydrolase has protein sequence MPRAFLTAMHWDTRFSEVICRCRIFSVRRDSNRSQSTGQEFDFFVIESADWVNIVPLTSDGRVVMVRQFRHGVRALTLEVPAGIVDPTDASPAVAAERELREETGYAARRVEPLGVVHPNPAIMNNHCHIFVARDVTPAGPPQWDGTEELEVVTVPLAAIPDLMRSGGVSNALTVTAFHLLALADSAPGA, from the coding sequence GTGCCGCGGGCTTTTCTGACGGCGATGCACTGGGACACCCGCTTCTCCGAGGTGATCTGTCGATGCCGCATTTTTTCTGTGCGCCGTGACAGCAATCGATCGCAGAGCACGGGACAGGAGTTCGACTTCTTCGTGATCGAGTCGGCGGATTGGGTCAATATCGTGCCGCTGACATCGGATGGCCGCGTTGTCATGGTCCGCCAATTCCGCCACGGCGTTCGGGCGCTGACTCTCGAGGTCCCGGCGGGCATCGTCGATCCGACCGACGCCTCTCCGGCCGTGGCGGCGGAGCGTGAGTTACGCGAGGAGACGGGGTACGCCGCACGCCGGGTCGAGCCGCTGGGGGTGGTGCATCCTAACCCGGCCATCATGAACAACCACTGCCACATCTTTGTCGCCCGCGACGTGACGCCGGCGGGCCCACCGCAGTGGGACGGCACCGAGGAGCTTGAAGTGGTGACGGTTCCTCTCGCGGCGATACCGGATCTCATGCGCTCCGGCGGGGTGTCGAACGCCCTGACCGTGACGGCCTTTCACCTGTTGGCGCTGGCGGATTCGGCACCGGGCGCTTGA
- a CDS encoding SDR family NAD(P)-dependent oxidoreductase, whose protein sequence is MARLLEGKVVVITGSGRGIGREEALLMAAHGAKIVVNDLGAHFDGSGASTSPAQEVVNEIKKTGGEAVANGDSVSDFKSAKRIIECAVDTFGKLNIVVNNAGILRDRMIFNMGEEDWDAVLAVHLKGTFNMTRHACEYWREEHKKGNVLNGRVINTSSDSGLLGNVGQSNYGAAKAAVALMAITIDREMAKYGVTCNAIAPVARTRLTVEATPSTAALMGQEVKEGEFDVFSPRNVAPLVAWLGSDDAADVHGEVFRVGGGTVWLMKGWHSAGKVQQRATWEPESLGAKLKAELNKGITRKESMADVFSEGM, encoded by the coding sequence ATGGCACGTCTGCTGGAAGGCAAGGTTGTGGTCATTACCGGATCGGGTCGAGGAATCGGCCGCGAGGAGGCACTCCTGATGGCCGCGCACGGCGCGAAGATCGTCGTCAACGATCTCGGCGCCCACTTCGACGGCTCCGGGGCGAGCACCAGCCCGGCGCAGGAGGTTGTCAACGAGATCAAGAAGACGGGCGGCGAAGCAGTTGCCAACGGCGACAGCGTCTCCGACTTCAAGAGTGCGAAACGCATCATCGAGTGCGCCGTCGACACGTTCGGCAAGCTGAACATTGTCGTGAACAATGCCGGTATTCTGCGTGACCGGATGATCTTCAACATGGGCGAGGAGGATTGGGACGCGGTCCTTGCCGTCCATTTGAAGGGTACCTTCAACATGACTCGACACGCCTGCGAATACTGGCGCGAGGAGCACAAGAAGGGCAACGTCCTCAATGGGCGCGTGATCAATACGTCGTCCGACTCGGGCCTGCTCGGCAACGTCGGCCAGTCCAACTACGGTGCCGCCAAGGCGGCCGTGGCGCTCATGGCGATCACCATCGACCGCGAGATGGCGAAGTATGGCGTGACGTGCAACGCCATCGCTCCCGTGGCGCGCACGCGACTGACCGTCGAAGCGACGCCGTCGACCGCGGCGCTCATGGGTCAGGAGGTCAAAGAGGGCGAATTCGACGTCTTCAGCCCACGCAACGTCGCGCCACTGGTCGCCTGGCTGGGGAGCGATGACGCCGCCGATGTGCATGGCGAGGTCTTCCGCGTCGGTGGCGGCACCGTCTGGCTCATGAAAGGCTGGCACTCGGCGGGCAAGGTGCAACAGCGTGCCACGTGGGAACCCGAGTCGCTCGGCGCCAAACTGAAGGCGGAGCTGAACAAGGGAATCACCCGCAAGGAAAGCATGGCGGACGTCTTTTCCGAAGGCATGTAG
- a CDS encoding type 4a pilus biogenesis protein PilO, translated as MNEYIERLLDLPPNQRLLLLVGALAVLLGSYGFFLFMPRSERIATLELSREQVQQDRDRKAALLANLEQTRQEVANLDAELRRAVAQLPDTKEIPDLLSTISSLGREAGLEITQFKQRPEQYEEFYAVVPVDIVVRGTFHQVAAFLDSVGRMARIVNIADVHMKAPPKIENSSVDLETTAVAVTFRFLDEAERERIAKQREKEKKSSP; from the coding sequence ATGAACGAGTACATCGAACGCCTTCTCGATCTGCCGCCGAACCAGCGCTTGCTCCTGCTGGTCGGCGCCCTTGCGGTATTGCTCGGATCGTATGGGTTCTTCTTGTTCATGCCGCGTAGCGAGCGGATCGCGACCCTCGAGCTGAGCCGCGAGCAGGTGCAGCAGGATCGCGACCGCAAGGCGGCGCTCCTCGCCAACCTGGAACAGACCCGTCAGGAGGTCGCCAATCTCGACGCCGAGCTGCGGCGCGCGGTAGCGCAACTTCCCGACACCAAGGAAATCCCCGACCTTCTCAGTACGATCTCGTCGCTCGGGCGCGAAGCCGGACTGGAGATCACGCAGTTCAAACAAAGGCCCGAGCAGTACGAGGAGTTCTACGCTGTCGTCCCGGTCGACATCGTGGTCCGTGGGACCTTTCACCAGGTCGCTGCCTTCCTCGACAGCGTCGGCCGCATGGCCCGTATCGTCAATATTGCCGACGTCCACATGAAGGCTCCCCCGAAGATCGAGAACAGCAGTGTCGATCTGGAAACCACTGCCGTCGCCGTGACCTTTCGCTTTCTTGACGAGGCCGAACGCGAGCGCATCGCCAAGCAGCGAGAGAAAGAAAAGAAGTCGTCGCCGTGA